The nucleotide window AGCTTACGGCTACGAACAGGTATTCGGGGTGATGCGCCAGCTGCGCCTCTCCCGTGCCGATGCAGAACAGCAGTATCGCCGTATGGTATTTAACATACTGGCCCGCAATCAGGATGACCACACCAAGAATATTGCCTTTCTGATGGACCACCAGGGTCGCTGGCAACTCTCGCCAGCGTTCGATTTAACCTATGCTCATAACCCGGCGGGCGTCTGGACCAGCCAGCACCAAATGACCGTTAACGGTAAACGGGACCATTTTACCCGTGAGGATTTGCTGACCGTGGGCCAATCCATTAGTCTGCCCAGGCCCGCAGATACCATTGATGCAGTTGCCGAGGCATTGTCTCAATGGCCAAAATTTGCCCGTGCTGCGGGCGTGCGGCCAAGCGTTATCAAACAAATTCAGCAGGCCCATCGCCAGTTGTAATTACAGGATTTACTATGGATAAGCAGACTCAAACCGACATAGAGGCGGCGACGTTTCGGCGCTTGCTCAAACACCTTGATAACCACAAGGAAGTGCAAAATATCGACTTGATGATTCTGGCGGATTTTTGTCGCAACTGCCTGGCCAAATGGTACGCGGCGGAAGCGGAGCAGCGCGGGGAGTCGGTAGATTATGAGCAGGCCCGGGAGCGGATCTACGGAATGCCCTACAGTGAATGGAAAGCCAATCATCAAACGCCAGCCACGCCAGAACAAATGGCGGCACTTGAAGCGCGACTAAACTCCAAGGCGTAGCCATGGGTCAAACATTGCGCGAGCTAACCCTGCTGGACTTGGCCATTGCTCTGGTGCCAGTGGTGATTGTCGGCTTTATAGCCGCTCGCTGGTTAGCTAACAGTCGTCAGGTGGCCTGGGCTGCAGGGCGGATGCTGTTGCAATTGCTGTTGGTGGGTTACGTACTGCAACACATTTTTGCTCAGGATTCCCAGCCTCTGTCCTTGGGCATTTTGCTGTTGATGATTGTTATCTCCAGCGCGATCGCGTTGCGACCGATCCCAAACAAACAGGCCAATCACTGGTGGGCTACCTTGCTGGCCATTGGCATTGGCGGCAGCGTCAACCTGGCACTGGTGGTGGCGCTGTTCAGCGGTGGCAGTGACTGGCACAACCCGCATACATTGATTCCCATGGCGGGCATGGTGTACGCCAATTGCATGAACGCCGTTAGTCTGGGTGCCGAGCGTTATGGGTCGGAACTGGAACGTGAGCAAGGCTTTTTGCAAGCGCGAAACCTCGCATTCGGTGCCGCTATGCTGCCGCAGATTAACTCTCTGTTGGCGGTTGGTCTGGTGTCATTGCCGGGGATGATGACCGGGCAAATACTCAGTGGTATTTCCCCACTGGTGGCAGCTCGCTATCAGATAGTGGTGATGTGCATGATTTTTGGCAGTGCTGGCATCAGTACCGCGGTGTATCTGTGGTGGATGGGCCGCAGTGCGTTGAAATTTGAATGAAAACTACGAGTCCTGACGAAATTTTTATTTTAGGAAGAGAGCATTGATAAAAATTATTGGCGCCGTTATTGGCTTTTTGTTGCTGGGTGGTAGTTTTATAGGCGCTATTCTCGGTTACCTGTTTGCCGGCGGCTTTGAGCGTTTGCAGAACTACGGCAGCGGCGGCTTTAACCCGTTTACCCAGGGCAACCGTCAGGCGGTTTTTCTGCGCACTGTGTTTTTACTGAAGGGAAAGCTGGCCAAGGCAGATGGCCATATTTCCCAGGCTGAAATAGACCACACCGAAAACTTTATTCGTCAACTGGGCATGTCTGCGGAGCATCGCCAGCAGGCGATTGAATGGTTTAAGCAGGGTTCTGCGGAGGGTTTTGCCATCCAGCCAGCTCTGCAAGAATTTGTGGCTGCCTGTGGCCATACCCGCAACCTGCCTCAGGTGCTGCTGGTGTACCTGATTGTGATGGCCATGGCCGATGGGGTGATGGACAGTGCTGAAGAGGCCTTGTTGCGCTCTATTGCTGGCCAACTGGGTTACAGTGAAGCGCAATTTCGTCAGCTGCTGGATATGACCTTAAACCAGTCCCAGTTTGGCGGTGGTGGTCAGGGTGCAGCCTCGCCATCGGCTTTGGAGGATGCCTACAAAGCACTGGGTGTGCAGAGCGATTGCAGCGACCAGGAACTGAAACGGGCTTACCGCAAACTGATGAGCCAGTACCATCCCGATAAGCTAATGGGGCAGGGGGTGCCTGAAGATATGCTCAAAGTGGCCACTGAACAGGCCAAGGATATTCAGGCCGCTTACGACCTGATTAAAAAGAACCGAGGGTTGAAGTAATGAAGCTTGGCTCGTTCTTGCTGTTGCTGATGGCACCGCTATTGCTGAATGCGGAGTCGTTGACATCCGCTGAAAAAAACGCGATTCAACAAGCGCTAAATCACCCCAACCGACCAGCAGCGGATAAGACTCGCGACGCCAGTCGAAAGCCTGCGCAATTGCTGGCCTTTTACGGCATCAAGCCGGGTATGCAAGTGGCGGATATGATGTCTGGCGGCGGTTACTACGCGGAGATACTGTCCCGTTACCTTGGTGCCGAATCCAGAGTGTATGCACAGAATAACTCCATCGCCCTGGAACGTTTTGCCGACAAGGCCATGGCGGAACGATTGAACGGCCGCGACCTGAGCAACGTGGTTCGCCTGGATCGGGAGTTGGAACAGCCGGGTTTTCCGGCGGGGC belongs to bacterium SCSIO 12696 and includes:
- a CDS encoding DUF1244 domain-containing protein, translated to MDKQTQTDIEAATFRRLLKHLDNHKEVQNIDLMILADFCRNCLAKWYAAEAEQRGESVDYEQARERIYGMPYSEWKANHQTPATPEQMAALEARLNSKA
- a CDS encoding ABC transporter permease, with the translated sequence MGQTLRELTLLDLAIALVPVVIVGFIAARWLANSRQVAWAAGRMLLQLLLVGYVLQHIFAQDSQPLSLGILLLMIVISSAIALRPIPNKQANHWWATLLAIGIGGSVNLALVVALFSGGSDWHNPHTLIPMAGMVYANCMNAVSLGAERYGSELEREQGFLQARNLAFGAAMLPQINSLLAVGLVSLPGMMTGQILSGISPLVAARYQIVVMCMIFGSAGISTAVYLWWMGRSALKFE
- the djlA gene encoding co-chaperone DjlA, with product MIKIIGAVIGFLLLGGSFIGAILGYLFAGGFERLQNYGSGGFNPFTQGNRQAVFLRTVFLLKGKLAKADGHISQAEIDHTENFIRQLGMSAEHRQQAIEWFKQGSAEGFAIQPALQEFVAACGHTRNLPQVLLVYLIVMAMADGVMDSAEEALLRSIAGQLGYSEAQFRQLLDMTLNQSQFGGGGQGAASPSALEDAYKALGVQSDCSDQELKRAYRKLMSQYHPDKLMGQGVPEDMLKVATEQAKDIQAAYDLIKKNRGLK
- a CDS encoding class I SAM-dependent methyltransferase encodes the protein MAPLLLNAESLTSAEKNAIQQALNHPNRPAADKTRDASRKPAQLLAFYGIKPGMQVADMMSGGGYYAEILSRYLGAESRVYAQNNSIALERFADKAMAERLNGRDLSNVVRLDRELEQPGFPAGQLDVVMMGLFYHDSYWMNANRQTMNRSIFDALKPGGVFALWDHRAQPGSGERDVKTLHRVDELLVIKEVLAAGFVLEANAEFLANSEDSHTLNVFQPEIRGKTDRFVLRFRKPL